One part of the Microlunatus elymi genome encodes these proteins:
- a CDS encoding sensor histidine kinase: MTGDGGAVRFPDIAKLELDELIDELVERAQGVRHAQGRLRALLRATESVAGDLSLQLMLRRIAEAAAALVGAEYAALGVIGSDGGLDQFIHVGVSDEDADRIGPLPQGKGLLGALITDPRPIRLNHITDDERSSGFPANHPAMDSFLGVPIHVRDEVFGNLYLTNSRKGAFTEEDEQLVIALASAAGTAISNARLYQEAQLRQRWSEASAEVHAQLLSSTGEDPLHSIARRAIEIADADLVTVGLLSEDRLTFVIEAAFGERAQELLARRFELAPTLTGLVVRTGQPFMAADAADLEYPPVSQQSGVLETGPIIALPLRGTAEPRGVLTLARRRGRRAFTDIETSMAAGFAQQASVALELAQARAAEQKMIILEDRERIARDLHDHVIQQLFAIGLSLDGVASQMQSTDPLAGKVRERVEDLDRAIRRIRTSIFALRGSIGPARQGLRQSILDVAGSVTPILGFSPGVSFAGLLDLGLSDELTEDAVACVRELLTNVGKHAHATDASVDVELLAKRITITVTDNGIGMPAGGRRSGLDNLRERAEQHHGTFELRAGPAGGTVAVWRANLT; encoded by the coding sequence ATGACCGGCGACGGCGGCGCCGTACGGTTTCCTGACATCGCCAAGCTGGAGTTGGACGAGCTGATCGACGAGCTCGTCGAACGAGCGCAGGGTGTGCGGCATGCTCAGGGGCGGCTACGGGCGCTTCTGCGGGCCACCGAGTCGGTGGCCGGAGATCTTTCCCTGCAGTTGATGCTGCGCCGCATCGCCGAGGCCGCGGCCGCGCTCGTCGGGGCCGAGTACGCCGCGCTGGGCGTGATCGGCAGCGACGGCGGTCTGGATCAGTTCATTCACGTCGGTGTCTCGGACGAGGACGCCGACCGGATCGGGCCGTTGCCGCAGGGCAAGGGGCTGCTCGGCGCGTTGATCACCGATCCGCGTCCGATCCGGCTGAATCACATCACCGACGACGAACGCTCCAGCGGATTCCCGGCCAACCACCCGGCCATGGACTCCTTCCTCGGCGTACCGATTCACGTCCGCGACGAGGTGTTCGGCAACCTCTACCTGACCAACAGCAGGAAGGGCGCGTTCACCGAGGAGGACGAGCAGTTGGTGATCGCGCTCGCCAGTGCCGCCGGCACCGCGATCAGCAACGCCCGGCTCTACCAGGAGGCGCAGCTGCGGCAGCGGTGGTCGGAGGCATCGGCCGAGGTGCATGCACAGTTGCTCAGCTCGACCGGCGAGGACCCGCTGCACAGCATCGCCCGGCGGGCGATCGAGATCGCCGACGCCGACCTGGTCACGGTCGGCCTGCTGTCGGAGGATCGGCTGACGTTCGTGATCGAGGCGGCCTTCGGCGAACGGGCGCAGGAGTTGCTGGCCCGCCGCTTCGAACTGGCCCCGACCCTGACCGGCCTGGTGGTCCGCACCGGGCAGCCGTTCATGGCCGCCGACGCGGCCGATCTGGAGTATCCGCCGGTGTCCCAGCAGAGCGGCGTGCTGGAGACCGGCCCGATCATCGCGTTGCCGTTGCGTGGCACCGCCGAACCGCGCGGTGTGCTGACGCTGGCCCGTCGCCGGGGCCGGCGCGCGTTCACCGACATCGAGACGTCGATGGCGGCCGGGTTCGCACAACAGGCCAGCGTGGCGTTGGAGTTGGCCCAGGCCCGAGCAGCGGAACAGAAGATGATCATCCTGGAGGATCGCGAGCGGATCGCCCGGGATCTTCATGATCATGTGATTCAGCAACTGTTCGCGATCGGCTTGAGCCTGGACGGCGTCGCCTCGCAGATGCAGAGCACGGATCCGTTGGCCGGCAAGGTGCGCGAACGGGTGGAGGACCTGGATCGGGCGATCCGGCGGATCCGGACGTCGATCTTCGCGCTCCGCGGCAGCATCGGCCCCGCTCGTCAGGGGTTGCGGCAGTCGATCCTGGACGTGGCCGGTTCGGTCACTCCGATCCTCGGCTTCTCCCCCGGTGTTTCGTTCGCCGGCCTGCTCGATCTCGGTCTGAGCGACGAGCTCACCGAGGACGCTGTTGCCTGCGTACGGGAGCTGCTGACCAACGTGGGCAAGCACGCGCACGCCACCGACGCGTCGGTCGATGTGGAGTTGCTCGCCAAGCGCATCACCATTACGGTCACCGACAACGGGATCGGGATGCCGGCCGGTGGCCGCCGCAGCGGCCTGGACAATCTGCGCGAACGGGCCGAGCAGCATCACGGGACCTTCGAGCTGAGGGCTGGTCCGGCCGGTGGCACGGTGGCGGTCTGGCGGGCGAACCTGACCTGA
- a CDS encoding nitroreductase family protein, with protein sequence MINTVQCQDVLRRAALQATLAPSLYNTQPWRMLLSGNRMQLLADDSRQLAVHDPSGRQLIMSCGCALFNARAALAAEGFSHRVLRLPGGGRDAALAAIHPAARPDRERGDRDPADQDVADQDPSETAELSRLAAVLGDRHTNRQPFLSGALPRRVVHRLSAAAAREGSAVATLDTAARRRITLALHQDAGSIMRTDPAYRAEHRAWAATAGLIRPSEHDPCDPAMAAPSLMLLVSPQDTPADWLRTGEALERVLLELTAEGYVASLSSQVTHVTSTRMRLRRVLALDGYPQVLLQVGQAPPSPPTRRRQLVDVIVELEASADVRRSIGVGCPA encoded by the coding sequence ATGATCAACACGGTCCAGTGCCAGGACGTGCTGCGCCGGGCGGCGTTGCAGGCCACGTTGGCACCATCGCTGTACAACACCCAGCCGTGGCGGATGCTGCTGTCCGGGAACCGAATGCAACTCCTGGCCGACGACAGCCGGCAGTTGGCGGTCCACGACCCGTCCGGCCGGCAGTTGATCATGAGCTGCGGCTGCGCGTTGTTCAACGCCCGCGCCGCGCTGGCGGCCGAGGGATTCTCGCACCGCGTACTGCGGCTGCCCGGGGGCGGCCGCGATGCTGCCCTGGCAGCGATTCATCCAGCGGCGCGGCCCGATCGGGAACGTGGTGATCGGGACCCGGCCGACCAGGATGTTGCCGACCAGGATCCGAGCGAGACCGCCGAGCTGAGCCGGCTGGCCGCGGTGCTGGGCGACCGGCACACCAATCGGCAGCCGTTCCTGTCCGGCGCGCTGCCCCGTCGGGTCGTGCACCGGCTCAGTGCCGCCGCTGCCCGCGAAGGATCGGCGGTCGCGACGCTCGACACCGCCGCCCGGCGCCGGATCACCCTCGCCCTGCATCAGGACGCCGGTTCGATCATGCGGACGGATCCGGCCTACCGAGCCGAGCACCGGGCCTGGGCGGCCACCGCCGGCCTGATCCGGCCGTCCGAGCATGATCCCTGCGATCCGGCGATGGCGGCGCCGTCACTGATGCTGTTGGTCAGCCCGCAGGACACGCCCGCAGATTGGCTGCGTACCGGCGAGGCGCTGGAACGGGTACTGCTGGAACTGACCGCCGAGGGGTACGTCGCCAGTCTGAGCAGTCAGGTCACGCACGTGACCTCCACCAGGATGCGGCTGCGTCGCGTGCTGGCGCTCGACGGCTACCCGCAGGTGCTGTTGCAGGTCGGTCAGGCGCCGCCGAGCCCACCGACCCGACGGCGACAGCTGGTGGACGTGATCGTGGAGCTCGAGGCATCCGCCGACGTCCGGCGCAGCATCGGCGTAGGCTGTCCGGCATGA
- a CDS encoding universal stress protein: protein MRENLVVVGLDDSPSARAALEWAADYARMTDYRVVAVHVTPAGRPHGYAARRPESTGAGSIGAGSIGAGSIDAGSIGAGSTGEGRFRRIERMFDSVAPEHDWQLIRLTGRPGEALVREAERAVLLVIGSQGHTGLNRLLEGSVSQYCLRHSKVPVLSYSGPVSPAPVPAPNGHRTFLEPTALDRITARPAAYQRSS from the coding sequence ATGCGGGAGAACCTCGTTGTGGTCGGGCTGGACGACTCGCCGTCGGCTCGGGCCGCGCTCGAATGGGCCGCGGACTACGCCCGGATGACCGACTACCGGGTGGTCGCGGTTCATGTCACGCCGGCGGGAAGGCCGCACGGGTACGCCGCTCGACGGCCCGAGTCGACCGGTGCCGGATCGATCGGTGCCGGATCGATCGGTGCCGGATCGATCGATGCCGGATCGATCGGTGCCGGATCTACCGGTGAGGGGAGGTTCCGGCGGATCGAGCGGATGTTCGACAGCGTCGCGCCCGAACACGACTGGCAGCTGATCCGGCTCACCGGCCGACCGGGCGAGGCACTGGTCCGGGAGGCCGAGCGCGCGGTCCTGCTGGTGATCGGCAGCCAAGGTCACACCGGCCTCAACCGACTGCTCGAGGGATCGGTCAGCCAGTACTGCCTTCGCCACAGCAAGGTGCCGGTGCTGAGCTACTCCGGCCCCGTCTCCCCCGCGCCGGTTCCGGCGCCGAACGGCCACCGGACGTTCCTCGAACCGACGGCACTGGACCGGATCACCGCCCGACCGGCCGCGTACCAGCGTTCCTCATGA
- a CDS encoding nickel-binding protein, producing the protein MDVHENLPGVTLEAVAEAHEKDLAIQDQYGVDYRRYWVDVEEGKVFCLVEAPTAEAAAAVHKEAHGLLPDHTYPVFEGS; encoded by the coding sequence ATGGACGTCCACGAGAACCTGCCCGGCGTCACCCTCGAGGCCGTGGCGGAGGCGCACGAGAAGGACCTGGCCATCCAGGACCAGTACGGGGTCGACTACCGGCGCTACTGGGTCGATGTCGAAGAGGGCAAGGTGTTCTGCCTGGTCGAGGCGCCGACGGCAGAGGCCGCGGCCGCCGTACACAAGGAAGCCCACGGCCTGCTGCCTGACCACACCTATCCGGTGTTCGAAGGCAGCTGA
- a CDS encoding AraC family transcriptional regulator → MHLQGAVFLRGVYTEAWAYRAPSAEATAALLSPGSARVALFHVIAAGRCWAALPAGERHWAKEGDVIVVPYGDVHAMGGAAVSDVVAMEDLLEPPPWQRIPVITLGAGGARTDVVCGYLSSDHPLFDPRLRALPPLFVVGLRPGPARDWVRASIDYALTQTAPAPQGGLPGPTQLPELVVREVLRLHLASAPTIDAGWFAALGDPILAPALSAIHGAPATHWNVAELARLAHVSISSLDGRFRDVLGLPPIRYLAGWRMHVAADLLGSTTLSVAAVSRRVGYDSEEAFSRAFKRHTGRSPSEARSR, encoded by the coding sequence ATGCACCTCCAGGGGGCGGTGTTCCTGCGCGGCGTCTACACCGAGGCGTGGGCCTATCGAGCGCCGAGTGCTGAAGCCACCGCCGCATTGCTCAGTCCCGGTTCGGCCCGGGTTGCGCTCTTCCACGTGATCGCGGCCGGCCGTTGCTGGGCCGCACTGCCGGCCGGCGAGCGGCATTGGGCCAAGGAGGGCGATGTGATCGTCGTCCCGTACGGCGACGTGCATGCGATGGGCGGCGCGGCCGTCAGCGACGTGGTGGCGATGGAGGATCTGCTGGAACCTCCGCCCTGGCAGCGGATCCCGGTGATCACGCTCGGTGCCGGTGGTGCCCGTACCGACGTCGTCTGCGGCTACCTGAGCAGCGATCATCCGTTGTTCGACCCGAGGCTGCGGGCGCTGCCGCCGCTGTTCGTGGTCGGACTGCGGCCGGGCCCGGCCCGGGATTGGGTACGGGCCAGCATCGACTACGCGCTGACCCAGACCGCGCCCGCGCCCCAAGGCGGCCTGCCCGGGCCGACCCAACTGCCCGAGCTGGTGGTCCGTGAGGTGCTGCGGCTGCATCTGGCCAGCGCCCCGACGATCGATGCCGGCTGGTTCGCCGCACTCGGCGATCCGATCCTGGCGCCTGCGCTGTCGGCGATCCACGGTGCGCCCGCGACGCACTGGAACGTCGCCGAACTGGCACGACTGGCGCATGTCTCGATCTCGTCCCTGGACGGTCGATTCCGGGACGTACTCGGGCTACCGCCGATCCGCTACCTGGCCGGCTGGCGGATGCATGTCGCCGCCGATCTGCTCGGTTCCACCACGTTGAGTGTCGCGGCGGTGTCCCGGCGGGTCGGCTACGACTCGGAGGAAGCCTTCAGCCGAGCGTTCAAGCGGCACACCGGACGTTCGCCGAGCGAGGCGCGGAGCCGGTGA
- a CDS encoding sigma-70 family RNA polymerase sigma factor, whose protein sequence is MNEGIEGKDAVGLYLDGIAKTPLLTAAEEVELAKRIEIGLYASKLLSGEVSQAERGEHPNECTDEELEQLVALGEQAQRRFVMANLRLVVSVARKYGRAQMPLLDLVQEGNTGLIRAVEKFDYTKGFKFSTYGTWWVRQSISRGIAQQGRIVRLPVHVAEQVNQVGAVRRTLERRLGRDPELDEIADEMGVDVERVLDLMRYGRDHVSLDAPVEEGGDTALGDLIAREPMPGPDEVFLDAEEHQRLEALLDQLDERSADVVRRRYGLMDGRQAKLADIGAVWGITAERVRQIERHAIAKLRNASTLAA, encoded by the coding sequence ATGAACGAGGGCATCGAAGGTAAGGATGCCGTCGGTCTCTATCTTGACGGAATTGCCAAAACGCCGCTGCTGACCGCCGCCGAAGAGGTCGAGCTGGCCAAGCGAATTGAGATTGGGCTCTATGCAAGCAAGCTGCTGTCCGGCGAGGTGAGCCAAGCCGAACGTGGTGAGCATCCGAACGAATGCACCGACGAGGAGTTGGAGCAGTTGGTCGCGCTCGGTGAGCAGGCCCAACGCCGATTCGTGATGGCGAACCTCCGTTTGGTGGTGTCCGTGGCCCGCAAGTACGGCCGCGCACAGATGCCGCTGCTGGACCTGGTCCAGGAAGGCAACACCGGTCTGATCCGGGCGGTGGAGAAGTTCGACTACACCAAGGGATTCAAGTTCTCCACCTACGGCACCTGGTGGGTCCGGCAGTCGATCAGCCGGGGCATCGCCCAGCAGGGTCGGATCGTCCGGCTGCCGGTGCACGTCGCCGAGCAGGTCAACCAGGTCGGCGCGGTGCGTCGCACCCTGGAACGCAGGTTGGGTCGCGACCCGGAACTGGACGAGATCGCCGACGAGATGGGGGTCGACGTCGAACGCGTGCTGGACCTGATGCGGTACGGCCGTGATCACGTCAGCCTGGACGCCCCGGTGGAGGAAGGCGGCGACACCGCCCTGGGCGACCTGATCGCTCGCGAACCGATGCCGGGACCGGACGAGGTGTTCCTGGACGCCGAGGAGCATCAGCGGCTGGAAGCTCTTCTTGATCAACTCGATGAGCGTTCGGCCGACGTCGTACGCCGCCGGTACGGTCTGATGGACGGCCGGCAGGCCAAGCTCGCCGACATCGGTGCCGTCTGGGGCATCACCGCCGAACGGGTTCGGCAGATCGAACGGCACGCGATCGCCAAGCTGCGCAACGCATCGACGCTGGCAGCGTGA
- a CDS encoding TetR/AcrR family transcriptional regulator codes for MTPEPLPRQPWLRSGRSPRRQLSLESIIEAALELLSTDGLDAVTMRKVAQRLDTGAASLYAYVRDKAELHELMLDEVMRELEVPEPDPECWQQQLKQVGLQVTRLMASRPGIARIALETLIPTTPHTLDKMDQMLALLLAGGLSADDAVVGADILSLYVAAGAYEQARQTSERAAHEAAERIDKIRDYLQLVPAGRLPHLIALAPAMARQGPHGYELGLDLIIDGLAARAARTAAVD; via the coding sequence GTGACCCCTGAGCCGCTGCCCCGCCAACCCTGGCTTCGATCAGGGAGGTCCCCCCGTCGTCAGCTCAGCCTGGAGTCGATCATCGAGGCCGCTCTCGAACTGCTCAGCACCGACGGGTTGGACGCGGTCACCATGCGCAAGGTGGCCCAGCGGCTGGACACCGGTGCGGCGTCGCTCTACGCCTACGTCCGGGACAAGGCCGAGCTGCACGAACTGATGCTGGACGAGGTGATGCGCGAGCTGGAGGTGCCCGAACCCGATCCGGAGTGCTGGCAGCAGCAGTTGAAGCAGGTCGGCCTGCAGGTCACCCGGCTGATGGCGTCCCGGCCCGGCATCGCTCGGATCGCCCTGGAGACGCTGATCCCCACCACACCGCACACGCTGGACAAGATGGACCAGATGTTGGCGCTGCTGCTGGCCGGCGGCCTCAGTGCCGACGACGCGGTCGTCGGCGCGGACATCCTCTCGCTGTACGTCGCGGCGGGCGCCTACGAGCAGGCCCGGCAGACGTCCGAGCGCGCTGCCCACGAGGCAGCCGAGCGGATCGACAAGATTCGCGACTACCTGCAACTCGTGCCGGCAGGCAGGCTGCCGCATCTGATCGCGCTGGCGCCGGCGATGGCGCGCCAGGGTCCGCACGGGTACGAGTTGGGCCTCGACCTGATCATCGACGGACTCGCGGCCCGGGCCGCCAGGACCGCTGCCGTCGATTGA
- a CDS encoding FAD-dependent monooxygenase, with protein MNQLSTIEPVADPAERAAGDVPFEHVPVLIVGAGLSGLSTATFLGVHGAPALVIERHPSTSTAPKARGQMPTVMEALKIADIDDAVREAGFDLHEPMEIVIGRTVAGEPLQTLLQSFDFDLSAITAAGMGMAGQERTEAILARRATELGAEIRFNTELVSVDLRDDGVLAVLRDVVTGSQRRVFADYVVASDGWRTGLRDVAGIGVHGHGSVSQWMSLVFRADLGDVFDREFGLVYLQNPELHGGAGVFGTTDDAGRYIFSFGFDAATEGPDDFDHDFCVEQIRIGMGMPELDVRLDDVAETEFAHRLADRYSAGRILLVGDAAHVMPPTGGQGGNTAVLDGFSLGWKLAAVVNGQAGPGLLDSHDLERRPYGEMIADWQYQNLLHRMTPGGAEKHGAGEHGADRRSDDDHGDVDHDRGEQDGAGDNNEIGMMFGYRVVGGAVCLEPDDDHQQFENGFLPTGRPGSRVPQLWLTNDGVRTSIIDRLGRSFVIITASVDWREAAAHATAELGLPIEVVVVDDRQLDDHETSWTDRYGIGENGATLIRPDLFVGWRTAAPASPASTEELIKALSTVLSR; from the coding sequence ATGAACCAGTTGTCCACCATTGAACCGGTCGCCGACCCCGCCGAGCGGGCCGCCGGGGATGTCCCGTTCGAGCACGTTCCGGTGCTGATCGTCGGCGCCGGACTGTCCGGCCTGTCCACCGCCACCTTCCTGGGCGTGCACGGCGCTCCCGCGTTGGTGATCGAACGCCACCCGAGCACGTCGACCGCACCCAAGGCTCGCGGCCAGATGCCGACCGTGATGGAGGCGCTGAAGATCGCCGACATCGACGACGCCGTACGAGAGGCCGGCTTCGACTTGCACGAGCCGATGGAGATCGTGATCGGTCGCACCGTCGCCGGCGAGCCGCTGCAGACCCTGCTGCAGAGCTTCGACTTCGACCTGTCCGCGATCACGGCGGCCGGCATGGGAATGGCCGGCCAGGAGCGGACGGAGGCGATCCTGGCCCGCCGGGCCACCGAGCTCGGCGCGGAGATCAGGTTCAACACCGAGCTCGTGTCGGTGGATCTTCGCGACGACGGCGTGCTCGCGGTGCTGCGGGATGTCGTCACCGGCTCGCAGCGACGGGTGTTCGCCGACTACGTGGTGGCCTCGGACGGATGGCGGACCGGGCTGCGGGACGTGGCCGGCATCGGTGTGCACGGCCACGGATCGGTCTCGCAGTGGATGAGCCTGGTCTTCCGGGCCGACCTCGGCGACGTGTTCGACCGTGAGTTCGGCCTGGTGTACCTGCAGAATCCCGAACTGCACGGCGGTGCCGGGGTGTTCGGCACCACCGATGACGCCGGTCGCTACATCTTCTCCTTCGGCTTCGACGCTGCCACCGAGGGTCCGGACGACTTCGACCACGACTTCTGCGTCGAGCAGATCCGGATCGGGATGGGGATGCCGGAACTCGACGTCCGCCTGGACGATGTCGCCGAAACCGAGTTCGCGCATCGGCTGGCCGATCGGTATTCAGCCGGCCGGATCCTGCTGGTCGGCGATGCCGCGCACGTGATGCCGCCGACCGGCGGCCAGGGCGGCAACACCGCGGTGCTGGACGGCTTCAGCCTGGGCTGGAAACTGGCCGCCGTGGTCAACGGGCAGGCCGGCCCGGGACTGCTGGACAGTCACGATCTCGAGCGCAGACCGTACGGCGAGATGATCGCCGACTGGCAGTATCAGAACCTGTTGCACCGGATGACACCCGGCGGAGCTGAAAAGCATGGGGCCGGGGAGCATGGAGCCGACCGGCGCAGCGATGATGATCATGGAGATGTTGATCATGATCGCGGCGAGCAGGACGGTGCCGGTGACAACAACGAGATCGGGATGATGTTCGGCTATCGCGTCGTCGGCGGCGCCGTCTGTCTGGAGCCGGACGATGATCATCAGCAGTTCGAGAACGGATTCCTGCCGACCGGTCGGCCCGGATCCCGCGTTCCGCAACTGTGGTTGACGAACGACGGCGTCCGGACCTCGATCATCGATCGACTGGGACGATCCTTCGTGATCATCACGGCATCGGTGGACTGGCGGGAAGCAGCCGCCCATGCCACCGCGGAGCTCGGTCTGCCGATCGAGGTCGTTGTGGTCGACGACCGGCAGCTTGATGATCATGAAACGAGCTGGACCGACCGGTACGGGATCGGCGAAAACGGCGCGACCTTGATCAGACCGGACTTGTTCGTCGGCTGGCGCACCGCGGCCCCCGCGTCGCCGGCGTCGACCGAGGAGTTGATCAAGGCCCTGAGTACCGTGCTCAGCCGCTGA
- a CDS encoding TetR/AcrR family transcriptional regulator, with amino-acid sequence MARWEPGARERLVMAAVDLFTDQGYDATTVAQIAERAGVTKSTFFRYFPDKRELLSAGQETLSRLLTEGITEAPDEAGPLDALAAGLERACATMGPANREFGPRLTAAIAASTELQEREALKTVGLAAAISQALLGRGVPGPAAQLAAELGVLAFKQGYARWLEDDQESAESLTPYALAALNDLRAAVKTLD; translated from the coding sequence ATGGCTCGATGGGAACCCGGAGCGCGGGAACGGCTGGTGATGGCCGCGGTCGACCTGTTCACCGATCAGGGGTACGACGCCACCACGGTCGCCCAGATCGCCGAGCGAGCCGGCGTCACCAAGAGCACGTTCTTCCGGTACTTCCCGGACAAGCGAGAGTTGTTGTCGGCCGGCCAGGAGACGCTCAGCCGGCTGTTGACCGAGGGGATCACCGAGGCCCCGGACGAGGCCGGCCCGCTGGACGCGCTCGCTGCCGGGTTGGAACGTGCATGCGCCACGATGGGTCCTGCCAATCGTGAGTTCGGTCCGCGACTGACCGCGGCCATCGCCGCCAGCACCGAACTTCAGGAGCGCGAGGCACTCAAGACCGTCGGCCTGGCGGCGGCGATCAGTCAGGCGCTGCTCGGCCGCGGCGTGCCCGGCCCGGCCGCGCAGTTGGCGGCCGAGCTGGGCGTACTGGCCTTCAAACAGGGGTACGCCCGCTGGCTGGAAGATGATCAGGAGAGCGCCGAGTCCCTGACGCCGTACGCGCTGGCCGCCCTGAACGACCTCCGCGCCGCAGTCAAGACCCTCGACTGA
- a CDS encoding SDR family oxidoreductase, producing the protein MQVFITGGSGLVGRAVVDELLRNGHRVRALARTDASASALGAAGADVVRGDLAAIETLRAAASESDGVIHLAFANDFSSADAVEQAVAEESAALAALGEELVGSDRPFVTVSGTPYVAGRASTEADPVPTEGPVGGRGRSVTAVLDLASRGVRSSAVRLPRTVHNHGTGGFAGLLTDLARRNRVSGYPSDGSQRWPAVHALDAAVLFRLALEQAPGGTAWHAVADEGDRVLDIATVIGRRLDVPVESVAADMYGPLGAIFLADQPSSSAHTRRALGWEPKQPSLLEDLENIHP; encoded by the coding sequence ATGCAGGTCTTCATCACCGGCGGCAGCGGACTGGTCGGCAGGGCCGTTGTGGACGAACTGCTCCGCAACGGTCACCGTGTTCGCGCGCTGGCGCGCACGGACGCCTCGGCCTCGGCCCTCGGCGCAGCCGGAGCCGACGTCGTCCGCGGCGACCTTGCCGCCATCGAAACCCTGCGCGCCGCGGCTAGCGAGTCCGACGGCGTGATCCATCTCGCCTTCGCCAACGACTTCAGCAGCGCGGACGCGGTCGAGCAGGCCGTGGCCGAGGAGAGTGCCGCGCTGGCTGCTCTGGGAGAAGAGCTCGTCGGCAGCGACCGGCCGTTCGTCACCGTCTCCGGGACCCCGTACGTGGCCGGCAGGGCCTCCACCGAGGCGGATCCGGTGCCGACCGAGGGTCCGGTAGGCGGTCGCGGCCGGTCGGTCACTGCCGTGCTGGATCTCGCCTCGCGCGGGGTGCGCAGTTCTGCGGTTCGGCTGCCGCGCACCGTGCACAACCACGGCACCGGCGGATTCGCCGGGCTGCTCACCGATCTCGCGCGGCGCAACCGGGTGTCCGGCTATCCGAGCGACGGCAGCCAACGCTGGCCGGCCGTGCATGCACTGGACGCGGCCGTGCTGTTCCGTCTGGCCCTGGAGCAGGCGCCGGGCGGGACCGCCTGGCACGCGGTCGCCGACGAGGGTGATCGGGTGCTCGACATCGCCACCGTGATCGGGCGACGCCTGGACGTGCCGGTCGAATCGGTCGCGGCCGACATGTACGGACCGCTCGGCGCGATCTTCCTCGCCGACCAGCCGTCGTCGAGCGCCCACACCCGTCGGGCCCTTGGCTGGGAGCCGAAGCAGCCCAGCCTGCTCGAGGATCTGGAGAACATCCACCCCTGA